The following are encoded in a window of Dromaius novaehollandiae isolate bDroNov1 chromosome 11, bDroNov1.hap1, whole genome shotgun sequence genomic DNA:
- the LOC112989645 gene encoding TLR adapter interacting with SLC15A4 on the lysosome-like, which translates to MLAEGILTGLVYKENCDQDKPHKCHVTKKDKEGMWREKLVDNPKIKEFATGHEKQDKITANSSKMEHKRDPHWKSIKELPAKDQKVLVRGATSPALCIPKRGENNEQLDLYRSWSCNSIYQNYPDLHIGGDRVGDHTCDSGCVLDHVCDELPDGPVLLSADIPLGQSPLSEHLEKPSVKSLSADESGERSMVLCEEPLSNSMLNNYMERKVAELYKQFFEENLARCGSVTNLLTCSLIRNNLNQISFQISQEQNMETSKAREVLLHSLALFSLRNATNGNSSEFSTPDLQISNPACVEKSCRIHFTS; encoded by the coding sequence ATGTTGGCAGAAGGCATCTTAACAGGACTTGTATATAAAGAAAACTGTGATCAAGATAAGCCTCACAAATGTCATGTAACCAAAAAGGATAAGGAGGGAATGTGGAGAGAGAAACTTGTAGACAACCCCAAAATTAAAGAGTTTGCTACTGGACATGAGAAGCAGGACAAGATCACTGCTAATAGTAGCAAAATGGAACACAAGAGGGACCCTCACTGGAAATCCATAAAAGAGTTACCTGCAAAAGATCAGAAAGTACTTGTTAGAGGAGCCACATCACCAGCTTTGTGTATTcccaaaagaggagaaaataatgaacagCTGGATTTGTATAGATCCTGGTCATGCAACAGCATTTATCAAAACTATCCTGACTTACATATTGGGGGAGACCGTGTGGGTGACCATACATGTGACTCAGGTTGTGTTCTGGACCATGTGTGTGATGAACTTCCTGATGGCCCTGTTCTGCTGTCTGCAGATATTCCTCTAGGTCAATCCCCTCTATCGGAACACCTTGAGAAGCCTAGTGTAAAGTCCCTGTCTGCAGATGAAAGTGGAGAAAGGAGTATGGTGCTCTGTGAAGAGCCTCTTTCAAACTCCATGCTCAACAACTACATGGAAAGAAAAGTGGCAGAGCTCTATAAACAGTTTTTTGAAGAAAACTTGGCCAGGTGTGGTTCTGTAACGAACCTCCTGACTTGCAGTTTGATAAGGAATAACTTGAATCAGATAAGCTTTCAGATATCCCAGGAGCAGAATATGGAAACATCTAAAGCTAGAGAGGTGCTCTTACATTCTCTAGCTTTGTTTAGTTTGCGTAATGCTACTAATGGAAATAGCTCTGAATTTAGTACTCCAGACTTACAGATCTCAAACCCAGCATGTGTGGAAAAGAGCTGCAGGATACATTTCACATCATAA